Part of the Bacillota bacterium genome is shown below.
TGCTATATACAGTATAAAGCCAATACCTCCCATCGCACCTATACCGCCTACTTCTTCTACATTCATCCTTATAAAACCCTCCCTCATTGAATTTTGAATAAATAGTTTATATTTTATAGTTTATCACTATACCCGAATGAATTAAAGAAATTTTTTCTAAAATCACCGAGTTTGTCTTCTATTATAGCTTGTCTTATTTTTTTCATCAAGTCTAATAAAAATTTAATATTATGCAACGTAGTGAGTCTCATTCCAAGTATTTCATTACATTTAAGCAAATGCCTTATATATGCCCTGGAAAAATTTTTACATGCATAACAGTCACATTCAGGGTCCAAGCTTGAATAATCCCTGGCATATAATGCATCCCTTACAATTATTCTTCCTCTGCTGGTTAATACTGTACCGTTTCTTCCAATACGGGTAGGAAATACGCAGTCGAACATGTCAATTCCTCTAATTACTCCTTCTATTAGATAATCAGGGCTTCCTACGCCCATAAGGTACCTTGGTTTATCTTCAGGCAAGACCGGTACCGTATATTCAAGTATTGCATACATTTCTTCGGCAGGTTCACCCACACTAAGCCCTCCTATAGCATAGCCCGGGAAACCAATTTCTATTAATTCGTATGCGCTCTTTTCCCTTAACTCCTTATATGTCCCTCCCTGCACTATTCCGAATAATGCCTGCTTTTCAGTATTTTTATGGGCAATCTTGCATCGTTTTGCCCAACGGGTAGTCCTCTCTACCGATTTTTTTACATAATCAAACTCGGCAGGATAGGGTACACATTCATCAAAGGACATAATAATATCAGAACCCAGTTCGTTTTGAATTTGTATGGATTTTTCAGGAGTAAAAAAATGTTTAGAACCGTCTATATGAGATCTGAAGGTTACTCCTTCTTCGTGGATATCCCTAAGGTTACTCAGGCTGAACACCTGGAACCCTCCTGAATCTGTCAATATGGGCCTATCCCAATTCATAAATTTATGTAGCCCTCCAGCTCCTTTTACAATATCAGGCCCAGGACGCATATATAAATGATAGGTATTGCTTAATATTATTTGAGCGCCGATATCTTTTAATTCGTCAGGAGACATTGTTTTAACTGATGCCTGGGTACCAACGGGCATAAATACAGGAGTATCAAAACACCCATGGGGTGTATGTACCCTTCCCAACCTGGCGCCTGTCTGTTTACACTTTTTTATCAGCTCATATTTTAAAGCAGCCATTACATCACCATTCTATTTTATTATAAACATTGCATCGCCAAAACTAAAAAATCTGTATTTTTCCCTTACTGCAATTCTGTAAGCCTCCATTATATTTTCCCTGCCTGCAAAAGCACTAACCAGCATTATTAACGTGGATTCAGGAAGATGGAAATTAGTAATTAAAGCATCAATAACCTTGAACTTATAGCCGGGGTATATAAAAATGTCTGTATACCCCTCTTTTGGTTTTACAAACCCGTTTTCATCTCCTACCGTTTCCAATACCCTGCTGCTTGTGGTGCCAACAGCAATAATCCTTCCGCCTGCTTTCTTGGTAGAATTGATTTTATCACATGCATCTTCATCAATACGAAAGTATTCCGAATGCATATGGTGTTCTTCAACATTCTCTACTTTAACAGGGCGGAAAGTTCCCAAACCTATATGCAGTGTAATAAAAGCAAACTCAATACCTTTTCGAAAAATAGTTTCCAATAATTCCTCTGTAAAATGAAGCCCTGCAGTAGGTGCAGCAGATGACCCCTTATTTTTTGAATAAACAGTCTGGTACCTTTCATAATCGCTGATACCCTTTGTAATATATGGAGGGAGAGGTATAACGCCTATTTTTTCAAGTATTTGCTCAAAGATTCCTTCATATTCAAACCTTACAAGCCTATTTCCATCCTTAACTATTTCAAGTATTTCGGCTTTCAGCAATCCATCTCCAAAAACAAATCTTGAGCCAGGTTTTGCTCTTTTACCTGGTTTTAAGATAACTTCCCATATTTTACCTTCTACATGGTTTAATAATACAAACTCGATTTTGCCTCCTGTGTCTTCCCTTCTTCCTAGTAACCTGGCAGGTATTACCCTCGTATCATTTAGTACAAGGCAATCTCCCTTGTCAAGGTAATTTACTATATCTTTAAATAGCTTATGTTCAATTTTCCCCGTTGTTTTATTCAAAATCATCAACCTTGACATACTTCTTTGGGCAGTCGGTTCTTGTGCAATAAGCTCTTCAGGAAGTTCATAATAAAAATCCTCTACCTTCATAATTTATTTTTGAGTTTATATTTAAAATTACTCTTTCCTCCTGTTCT
Proteins encoded:
- the queA gene encoding tRNA preQ1(34) S-adenosylmethionine ribosyltransferase-isomerase QueA; translated protein: MKVEDFYYELPEELIAQEPTAQRSMSRLMILNKTTGKIEHKLFKDIVNYLDKGDCLVLNDTRVIPARLLGRREDTGGKIEFVLLNHVEGKIWEVILKPGKRAKPGSRFVFGDGLLKAEILEIVKDGNRLVRFEYEGIFEQILEKIGVIPLPPYITKGISDYERYQTVYSKNKGSSAAPTAGLHFTEELLETIFRKGIEFAFITLHIGLGTFRPVKVENVEEHHMHSEYFRIDEDACDKINSTKKAGGRIIAVGTTSSRVLETVGDENGFVKPKEGYTDIFIYPGYKFKVIDALITNFHLPESTLIMLVSAFAGRENIMEAYRIAVREKYRFFSFGDAMFIIK
- the tgt gene encoding tRNA guanosine(34) transglycosylase Tgt; this encodes MAALKYELIKKCKQTGARLGRVHTPHGCFDTPVFMPVGTQASVKTMSPDELKDIGAQIILSNTYHLYMRPGPDIVKGAGGLHKFMNWDRPILTDSGGFQVFSLSNLRDIHEEGVTFRSHIDGSKHFFTPEKSIQIQNELGSDIIMSFDECVPYPAEFDYVKKSVERTTRWAKRCKIAHKNTEKQALFGIVQGGTYKELREKSAYELIEIGFPGYAIGGLSVGEPAEEMYAILEYTVPVLPEDKPRYLMGVGSPDYLIEGVIRGIDMFDCVFPTRIGRNGTVLTSRGRIIVRDALYARDYSSLDPECDCYACKNFSRAYIRHLLKCNEILGMRLTTLHNIKFLLDLMKKIRQAIIEDKLGDFRKNFFNSFGYSDKL